Proteins encoded together in one Coffea arabica cultivar ET-39 chromosome 2c, Coffea Arabica ET-39 HiFi, whole genome shotgun sequence window:
- the LOC113729595 gene encoding F-box protein FBW2-like, with translation MESRVKTKRVCTIEPKNDIVPTRSWDAMIPEILSLIFTKIVPVEEMVRAVSLVCRGWLETVVGPYCWNEIDVEHWCRSHWNSCNAGNRRGGLLIDSVVRKLVRRSKFTVGKFCAYRLGNAGFSYVANCGRCLKVLKIPVSEITDQVVEKHAELLVNLTELDISYCLKLTSKSLEAFGKHCKFLTHLKRNMPPLELGAVVASETGDDEAFAIGNTMAELDHLEFGFARMTDHGLCTILTACKALTYLDIQGCWNVRLEGALEERCKELSVFKTPWTDVESESEGSVENDSRGDDQSSDESSSSDSA, from the exons ATGGAAAGCAGGGTCAAAACCAAAAGGGTCTGCACCATTGAACCCAAAAACGACATTGTACCAACACGGAGCTGGGATGCAATGATCCCAGAAATATTATCCTTAATATTCACGAAAATAGTCCCTGTGGAAGAAATGGTGAGGGCGGTGAGCTTAGTCTGCAGAGGGTGGCTGGAGACAGTGGTGGGGCCGTACTGTTGGAATGAGATTGACGTGGAACATTGGTGTCGCAGCCACTGGAACAGTTGCAACGCCGGCAATCGCCGTGGTGGGCTCCTTATTGACTCGGTTGTTAGGAAGCTTGTTCGCCGGAGCAAGTTTACCGTCGGAAAGTTCTGTGCTTATCGCTTGGGTAATGCCGGTTTCTCTTACGTCGCCAACTG TGGAAGATGTCTCaaggtcctaaaaattccaGTAAGTGAGATAACTGATCAAGTAGTAGAAAAGCATGCAGAATTACTAGTGAACTTGACAGAACTGGATATCAGCTATTGTCTGAAGCTCACAAGCAAAAGCCTTGAAGCATTTGGGAAACACTGCAAATTCTTGACTCATTTGAAGAGGAACATGCCACCACTGGAGCTTGGGGCAGTTGTGGCTTCAGAGACTGGTGATGATGAGGCATTCGCGATAGGCAACACCATGGCAGAGCTTGATCATCTTGAATTTGGATTTGCTCGCATGACTGATCATGGCCTTTGCACGATACTCACTGCGTGTAAGGCTCTTACATACCTTGACATTCAGGGATGTTGGAATGTAAGATTGGAGGGAGCTCTTGAAGAAAGATGCAAAGAGCTTTCGGTTTTCAAGACTCCTTGGACTGATGTTGAAAGTGAAAGTGAGGGATCTGTGGAAAATGATAGCAGGGGAGATGATCAGAGCTCTGATGAATCATCTTCTTCTGATTCAGCTTAA
- the LOC113732419 gene encoding protein IQ-DOMAIN 11-like: protein MAKKKKSWFNLLRRIFIADTKSRKKDERNGWAFGRFKSKRLASLSAPPPPKKSILGAPEEDKQNYAENGTINTTAGEITRTNAQDFRPGVSPRLSIQDKKESQEVSATNVFSPAQFHQCQLRIQHLAAIKIQSAFRGYLARKALRALKGLVRLQAIIRGWAVRRQAINTLKCLQSIVNIQSEFRAKRCDMVKTTQHNEENQVQDMTEKDIRIDTNSQRRWDDSTLSRDESNASSMNKRVASIRRERIKEYWLNHRRSTESEQSKQNVKQRYWLEQWMDSQLAKREDLRNIGTAFPENAKAKEELAGRRLRLRIQKQYQIEGLDSPLNVPRRSFHRRQRSNGDEGSFVGSPSVPTYMAATESAKAKVRSMSSPRLRPICFDAYSEINSPYKHKLSPISSINSEATSCSQISKHYGFSQRSPCLKGMPGPVKSHRSLKEFNLIVESNKDQLNAYG, encoded by the exons AtggcaaagaagaagaagagctgGTTCAATCTACTGAGGAGAATTTTCATTGCAGATACAAAATCAAGAAAG AAGGATGAAAGAAATGGATGGgcatttggaagatttaagagCAAAAGATTAGCCTCTCTATCAGCACCACCACCTCCAAAGAAGAGCATACTAGGTGCACCTGAAGAAGATAAGCAGAATTATGCAGAAAATGGAACCATTAACACTACGGCTGGAGAAATCACTCGTACTAATGCTCAAGATTTCAGGCCCGGTGTCAGCCCTCGATTGTCCATTCAAGACAAGAAAGAATCCCAAGAAGTTTCAGCAACCAATGTCTTTAGCCCTGCACAATTTCATCAATGCCAATTGCGGATCCAACATCTTGCAGCTATCAAAATTCAATCAGCATTTCGCGGATATCTA GCTAGAAAAGCTTTACGTGCACTGAAGGGACTAGTAAGGCTTCAGGCGATAATTCGCGGTTGGGCAGTTCGACGCCAAGCCATTAATACCCTCAAGTGTTTGCAAAGCATAGTGAACATTCAGTCAGAGTTTCGTGCCAAGAGATGTGATATGGTGAAGACCACTCAGCATAATGAAGAAAACCAAGTGCAGGACATGACAGAGAAGGACATAAGG ATTGATACAAATAGCCAGAGAAGGTGGGATGATAGTACTTTGTCGAGGGATGAATCAAATGCATCGTCCATGAACAAGAGGGTGGCTTCAATCAGGAGAGAAAGAATAAAGGAATACTGGTTAAATCATCGG AGGTCCACTGAGTCAGAACAAAGCAAGCAAAATGTAAAACAGAGATACTGGCTAGAACAATGGATGGATTCCCAGTTGGCTAAAAGAGAAGATCTTCGCAATATAGGAACAGCGTTCCCTGAAAATGCAAAGGCCAAAGAGGAACTAGCTGGCAGAAGACTCAGACTAAGAATTCAGAAACAATATCAGATTGAAGGATTGGATTCTCCTCTAAATGTTCCAAGAAGATCATTTCACAGGCGGCAACGTTCCAATGGAGATGAGGGCTCTTTTGTAGGCTCTCCTTCTGTTCCAACATACATGGCAGCCACAGAATCTGCTAAGGCAAAAGTTAGATCAATGAGCTCACCCAGGCTAAGACCAATCTGTTTTGATGCTTACTCTGAGATCAATTCTCCATATAAGCATAAACTCTCTCCCATATCCTCCATTAATAGTGAGGCTACAAGCTGCAGTCAGATCAGCAAACACTATGGTTTCTCCCAAAGATCTCCATGCTTGAAAGGTATGCCTGGTCCAGTCAAGTCACATAGAAGCCTGAAGGAGTTCAACTTGATTGTAGAGAGTAATAAAGATCAACTGAATGCCTATGGATGA
- the LOC113732420 gene encoding uncharacterized protein yields the protein MVGLSVGEKHFIKGGIEQDLRTDGRKRYTYRPIYVETGVIPQANGSARVKLGATDVIASVKAELGKPSPSYPDKGKVLINVDCSPTAEPAFEGRGGEELSSELSVALQRCLLGGKSGAGAGIDLSSLSIVEGKICWDLYIEGLVVSSDGNLLDALGAAVKAALSNTALPKVQVASAASDEQPEVDLSDEEFLQFDTSGIPAIITLTKVGKHYIVDGTSEEESQMSSAVSVSVNKQGRICGLTKRGGAGLNPSVILDMISVSKHLSEQLINKLDSEIAAAEACEEDEF from the exons ATGGTGGGACTTTCCGTTGGAGAAAAGCATTTTATCAAGGGAGGCATTGAACAGGACCTCCGTACTGACGGCCGAAAACGCTACACTTATCGGCCCATTTACGTTGAAACAGGTGTCATCCCTCAG GCTAATGGTTCAGCTAGAGTTAAGCTTGGTGCCACCGATGTTATCGCGAGTGTTAAG GCTGAACTTGGAAAGCCGAGCCCATCTTATCCGGATAAAGGGAAGGTATTAATCAACGTGGATTGCAGTCCCACGGCTGAGCCAGCATTTGAG GGTAGAGGAGGGGAAGAGCTGTCGTCAGAACTCTCAGTTGCTCTTCAGCGCTGTCTCTTGGGTGGTAAAAGTGGAGCAG GGGCTGGAATAGATCTCTCATCTCTTTCCATCGTTGAGGGGAAAATCTGTTGGGATCTTTATATAGAAGGTCTTGTTGTTAGTTCAGATGGGAATCTGTTAGATGCCTTGGGCGCTGCAGTCAAG GCTGCTCTGAGCAATACAGCTCTTCCAAAAGTCCAAGTGGCTTCAGCTGCCTCTGATGAGCAGCCAGAGGTTGATTTGAGTGATgaagaatttttgcaatttgacACCAGTGGAATTCCTGCCATTATAACTCTGACAAAG GTTGGTAAGCACTACATCGTGGATGGAACTTCGGAAGAAGAATCTCAGATGAGCTCAGCTGTCTCTGTTTCTGTGAATAAGCAAGGGCGCATATGTGGGCTGACAAAGCGAGGGGGTGCAGGCCTAAATCCATCTGTCATACTTGACATGATCTCTGTTTCTAAACATTTAAGTGAGCAGCTGATAAATAAGTTGGATTCCGAGATAGCTGCAGCAGAAGCTTgtgaagaagatgaattttga
- the LOC140035616 gene encoding uncharacterized protein produces the protein MSLKRWMEDSLPDTTFQVIDTNLLGPEDEYFTEKLELASAYDVFFNLKVSSYSIKEVQIFFPSFQVDVSKKEQSNTSYGGNVFTMERPNVDWWIIGIYASTDDQIRRNQWEVVERRKELWGPGWMITGDFNDIISNQEKLGGGGGRKREGTFKDFRNFIEQNGLIDLGFEGNPWTWSNHWAQEGEIKQRLDRALGSCAWSQIFYRTIVKHIENFSSDHSMILLDSNPLKEKRKKRFLFDRRWMKKDGREQVVKQAWEEEQIGSNMY, from the exons ATGAGCCTAAAGCGCTGGATGGAAGATTCTCTGCCTGACACAACATTTCAGGTCATAGATACCAACTTACTTGGGCCAGAAGATGAGTATTTCACAGAGAAGCTGGAGCT AGCATCAGCTTATGATGTTTTCTTTAACCTGAAAGTTAGCTCATACTCGATAAAGGAAGttcagattttttttccaaGTTTTCAGGTTGACGTTTCAAAAAAGGAACAAAGCAACACATCATATGGCGGAAATGTCTTCACTATGGAG AGACCTAATGTGGACTGGTGGATCATAGGAATCTATGCGAGTACTGATGATCAAATCAGGAGGAATCAATGGGAAGTTGTGGAGAGAAGAAAGGAATTATGGGGTCCTGGGTGGATGATTACTGGTGACTTCAATGACATTATATCAAACCAAGAGaaattggggggggggggaggtaGAAAGAGGGAGGGAACCTTCAAAGACTTTAGGAATTTCATTGAACAAAATGGACTCATTGACCTAGGCTTTGAAGGCAATCCCTGGACATGGAGTAACCACTGGGCTCAAGAAGGTGAAATTAAACAAAGGCTTGATAGAGCGCTGGGAAGTTGTGCTTGGAGCCAAATTTTTTACAGAACAATAGTCAAACACATAGAAAACTTTAGCTCAGACCATAGCATGATTTTACTAgactccaaccctctgaaggagaagagaaagaaaCGATTCCTCTTTGATAGAAGATGGATGAAAAAAGATGGACGGGAACAAGTAGTAAAGCAGGCTTGGGAGGAGGAGCAAATAGGCTCTAATATGTATTAA